A DNA window from Pseudomonas resinovorans NBRC 106553 contains the following coding sequences:
- a CDS encoding carboxy terminal-processing peptidase, with translation MKRSLISSALVLALSVGVMPLQAATTAANSWDAIQPDREQVIASLNVVELLKRHHYNKPPLNDERSVKIYEGYLKLLDPARMYFTAADIAEFDKWRTRFDDLLKSGDLEPGFIIYKRHLDRLKERLEFALAMLDKGVDKIDFTIDESLETDREKAPWAKDRAALDDLWRKRVKDEVLRLKLAKKEPKAIQELLVKRYKNQLARLDQTRGEDVFQAYINAFAQTYDPHTQYLSPDNAENFDINMSLSLEGIGAVLQSDNEYVKVVRLVPAGPAEKSKQVAPADKIVGVAQGDGEMVDVIGWRLDEVVKLIRGPKGSVVRLEVIPASNAPNDQTSKVVSITREAVKLEEQAAKKSILNLEHEGRKFKLGVIEIPAFYLDFKAFRAGDPEYKSTTRDVKKLLGELQKANVDGVVIDLRNNGGGSLQEATELTGLFIEQGPTVLVRNSDGRVDVLADENTGTYFTGPMAVLVNRLSASASEIFAGAMQDYHRALIIGGQTFGKGTVQTIQPLNHGELKLTLAKFYRVSGQSTQHQGVLPDIEYPAVVDTKQIGESALPEAMPWDSIRPAIKPEMDPFKPFLAELKARHDARTANDPDFVYSRERLALAQSLMTDTVVSLNETKRRAEQQDIEAKQLAMENTRRKAKGEELLKELKQEDEDALPEEDKTKPEDDAYLNETGQILLDFLGLDSAVAKH, from the coding sequence ATGAAGCGTTCCCTGATCAGTTCCGCCCTTGTCCTGGCCCTCAGCGTTGGCGTCATGCCACTGCAGGCCGCCACCACCGCCGCGAACAGCTGGGACGCCATCCAGCCCGACCGCGAACAGGTGATCGCCAGCCTCAACGTGGTGGAACTGCTCAAGCGTCACCACTACAACAAGCCACCGCTCAACGACGAGCGCTCGGTGAAGATCTACGAGGGCTACCTCAAGCTCCTCGACCCCGCGCGGATGTACTTCACCGCCGCCGATATCGCGGAATTCGACAAATGGCGCACGCGCTTCGACGACCTGCTGAAAAGCGGCGACCTGGAGCCCGGCTTCATCATCTACAAGCGTCACCTGGACCGTCTCAAGGAGCGCCTGGAGTTCGCCCTGGCGATGCTCGACAAGGGCGTCGACAAGATCGACTTCACCATCGACGAAAGCCTCGAGACCGACCGCGAGAAGGCGCCCTGGGCCAAGGACCGCGCCGCCCTCGACGACCTCTGGCGCAAGCGTGTGAAAGATGAAGTGCTGCGCCTGAAGCTGGCCAAGAAGGAACCCAAGGCCATCCAGGAACTGCTGGTCAAACGCTACAAGAACCAACTCGCGCGCCTCGATCAGACCCGCGGCGAGGACGTGTTCCAGGCCTACATCAACGCCTTTGCGCAGACCTACGACCCGCACACCCAGTACCTCTCCCCGGACAACGCTGAGAACTTCGACATCAACATGAGCCTGTCCCTCGAGGGCATCGGCGCAGTGCTGCAAAGCGACAACGAGTACGTCAAGGTGGTGCGCCTGGTCCCGGCCGGTCCGGCCGAGAAGAGCAAGCAGGTGGCCCCGGCGGACAAGATCGTCGGTGTCGCCCAGGGCGATGGCGAGATGGTCGACGTGATCGGCTGGCGCCTGGACGAAGTGGTCAAGCTGATCCGTGGCCCGAAAGGCTCGGTGGTGCGCCTGGAAGTGATCCCGGCGAGCAACGCGCCGAACGACCAGACCAGCAAGGTCGTCTCCATCACCCGCGAAGCCGTGAAGCTGGAAGAGCAGGCGGCGAAGAAGTCGATCCTCAACCTCGAGCATGAAGGCAGGAAGTTCAAGCTCGGCGTGATCGAGATTCCGGCCTTCTACCTGGACTTCAAGGCGTTCCGCGCCGGCGATCCCGAGTACAAGAGCACCACTCGCGACGTGAAGAAACTCCTCGGCGAGCTGCAGAAGGCCAATGTCGACGGCGTGGTCATCGACCTGCGCAACAACGGCGGCGGCTCCCTGCAGGAAGCCACCGAGCTGACCGGCCTGTTCATCGAGCAGGGCCCGACGGTCCTGGTGCGCAACAGCGACGGTCGGGTCGACGTACTGGCTGACGAGAACACCGGCACTTACTTCACCGGCCCCATGGCCGTGCTGGTCAACCGTCTCTCCGCCTCGGCCTCGGAAATCTTCGCCGGCGCCATGCAGGACTACCACCGCGCACTGATCATCGGCGGCCAGACCTTCGGCAAGGGCACGGTACAGACCATCCAGCCGCTGAACCACGGCGAACTGAAGCTGACCCTGGCCAAGTTCTACCGCGTCTCCGGCCAGAGCACCCAGCATCAGGGCGTACTGCCGGACATCGAGTACCCCGCGGTTGTGGACACCAAGCAGATCGGTGAAAGCGCCCTGCCCGAGGCCATGCCCTGGGACAGCATCCGCCCGGCGATCAAGCCCGAGATGGACCCCTTCAAGCCGTTCCTGGCTGAACTGAAGGCCCGTCACGATGCGCGCACAGCCAACGATCCGGACTTCGTCTACAGCCGTGAGCGCCTTGCGCTGGCGCAGAGCCTGATGACGGACACCGTGGTCAGCCTCAACGAAACCAAGCGTCGTGCCGAGCAGCAGGACATCGAAGCCAAGCAGCTGGCGATGGAGAACACCCGTCGCAAGGCCAAGGGTGAAGAGCTGCTGAAGGAACTCAAGCAGGAGGACGAAGATGCCCTGCCGGAAGAGGACAAGACCAAGCCGGAGGACGACGCCTACCTGAACGAAACCGGGCAGATCCTGCTGGACTTCCTGGGCTTGGACTCCGCAGTGGCGAAACACTGA
- a CDS encoding OprD family porin, with translation MRISPICLATGAAVLAQQASAGGFIEDSKASLTLRNLYINQDNREGTASPSKQEEWGQGFLFNYASGFTEGTVGVGVDALGLLGVKLDSGKGRHYNPTSSNYGGTVFPTDNDGRAKDDFGSLGLTGKVRISKTEGRIGTLLPKLPVVTYNDGRLLPQTFEGGQITSNEIAGLTLVGGQLEHAKGRNSSDARGLSIAGANNARSGQFVNTFYFAGGDYKVSDNLLAQYYYGNLEDFYQQHFVGLTHNWALPVGALKSDLRYFYSDSDGKNSSLAGRGEGFVSSGNWASNDPNKGEVDNRTWSAFFTYTLGGHAASLGYQQVSGDSAFPFLNQGDGATAYLITDRQIGKFLSAGERTWVAEYGFDFAKVGVPGLKATTTYLKGSNIETQGSDQGEWERDFRLDYVLQDGPLKGLGLSWRNAVLRSDAARDQDENRLILSYTLTLL, from the coding sequence ATGAGAATCTCGCCCATCTGTCTCGCCACAGGTGCTGCCGTCCTGGCCCAGCAGGCATCCGCCGGCGGTTTCATCGAAGACAGCAAGGCCAGCCTGACCCTGCGCAACCTCTACATCAACCAGGACAACCGCGAAGGCACCGCCTCGCCGTCCAAGCAGGAGGAGTGGGGCCAGGGCTTCCTCTTCAACTACGCCTCGGGCTTCACCGAAGGCACGGTCGGCGTGGGCGTCGACGCCCTGGGCCTTCTGGGCGTCAAGCTGGATTCCGGCAAGGGCCGCCACTACAACCCCACCAGCAGCAACTACGGCGGCACCGTGTTCCCCACCGACAACGACGGCCGCGCCAAGGATGACTTTGGCAGCCTGGGCCTGACCGGCAAGGTGCGTATCTCCAAGACCGAAGGGCGCATCGGCACCCTGCTGCCCAAGCTGCCGGTGGTGACCTACAACGACGGCCGCCTGCTGCCGCAGACCTTCGAGGGCGGGCAGATCACCTCCAACGAGATCGCCGGCCTGACCCTGGTCGGTGGCCAGCTGGAACACGCCAAGGGGCGTAACTCCAGCGACGCCCGTGGCCTGTCGATCGCCGGCGCGAACAACGCCCGCAGCGGTCAGTTCGTCAACACCTTCTACTTCGCCGGCGGCGACTACAAGGTCAGCGACAACCTGCTCGCTCAGTACTACTACGGCAACTTGGAAGACTTCTACCAGCAGCACTTCGTCGGCCTGACCCACAACTGGGCGCTGCCGGTGGGCGCGCTGAAGTCCGACCTGCGCTACTTCTACAGTGACTCCGACGGCAAGAACAGCAGCCTCGCCGGCCGTGGCGAAGGCTTCGTCAGCAGCGGCAACTGGGCATCCAACGACCCGAACAAGGGCGAGGTGGACAACCGCACCTGGAGCGCCTTCTTCACCTACACCCTCGGCGGCCACGCGGCCAGCCTGGGCTACCAGCAGGTGTCCGGCGACAGCGCCTTCCCCTTCCTCAACCAGGGCGACGGCGCCACCGCCTACCTGATCACCGACCGCCAGATCGGCAAGTTCCTCAGCGCCGGCGAGCGCACCTGGGTGGCCGAGTACGGCTTCGACTTCGCCAAGGTCGGCGTGCCGGGCCTGAAGGCGACGACCACCTACCTCAAGGGCAGCAACATCGAGACCCAGGGCAGCGACCAGGGCGAGTGGGAACGGGATTTCCGCCTCGACTACGTGCTGCAGGACGGCCCGCTCAAGGGCCTGGGCCTGTCCTGGCGTAACGCCGTGCTGCGCAGCGACGCGGCCCGCGACCAGGACGAGAACCGCCTGATCCTGAGCTACACCCTGACGCTGTTGTAA
- the ahpC gene encoding alkyl hydroperoxide reductase subunit C, whose amino-acid sequence MSLINTEVKPFKATAYHHGKFVEVTEASLKGKWSVFFFYPADFTFVCPTELGDLADNYAEFQKLGVEIYGVSTDTHFTHKAWHDTSDTIGKIQYPLVGDPTWVLSKNFDVLIEEAGLADRGTFVIDPEGKIQIVEVNAGGIGRDAQELLRKVKAAQYVAAHPGEVCPAKWKEGEATLAPSLDLVGKI is encoded by the coding sequence ATGTCTCTGATCAATACCGAAGTCAAACCTTTCAAAGCAACCGCCTACCACCACGGCAAGTTCGTCGAAGTCACCGAAGCCAGCCTGAAAGGCAAGTGGTCCGTATTCTTCTTCTACCCGGCCGACTTCACCTTCGTTTGCCCCACCGAGCTGGGCGACCTGGCTGACAACTACGCCGAGTTCCAGAAGCTGGGCGTGGAGATCTACGGCGTGTCCACCGACACCCACTTCACCCACAAAGCCTGGCACGACACTTCCGACACCATCGGCAAGATCCAGTACCCGCTGGTTGGCGACCCCACCTGGGTCCTGTCCAAGAACTTCGACGTGCTGATCGAAGAAGCTGGCCTGGCTGACCGTGGCACCTTCGTGATCGATCCGGAAGGCAAGATCCAGATCGTCGAAGTCAACGCCGGTGGTATCGGCCGTGACGCCCAGGAACTGCTGCGCAAGGTCAAGGCTGCCCAGTACGTGGCCGCCCACCCGGGCGAAGTCTGCCCGGCCAAGTGGAAGGAAGGCGAAGCCACTCTGGCTCCCTCCCTCGACCTCGTAGGCAAAATCTAA
- the modA gene encoding molybdate ABC transporter substrate-binding protein: MSHRLTRAAAALAALFALGSASAAEVQVAVAANFTAPIQAIAKDFEKDTGHKLVAAYGATGQFYNQIKNGAPFEVFLSADDTTPAKLEKEGDTVPGSRFTYAIGTLVLWSPQEGYVDAKGDVLKNGAYKHLSIANPKTAPYGLAATQVLDKLGLTETVKPKLVEGQNITQALQFVSSGNAELGFVALSQVYKDGKVTNGSAWIVPAEMHEPIRQDAVILKKGEASPAAQALVDYLKGPKAAEVIKSYGYEL; the protein is encoded by the coding sequence ATGAGTCATCGCCTCACCCGTGCCGCCGCCGCGCTCGCCGCTCTGTTCGCCCTGGGCAGCGCATCGGCCGCGGAAGTCCAGGTGGCCGTCGCCGCCAACTTCACCGCGCCGATCCAGGCCATCGCCAAGGATTTCGAGAAGGACACCGGCCACAAGCTGGTAGCCGCCTACGGCGCCACCGGTCAGTTCTACAACCAGATCAAGAACGGCGCGCCCTTCGAGGTGTTCCTCTCGGCCGACGACACCACGCCCGCCAAGTTGGAGAAGGAAGGCGACACCGTACCGGGCTCGCGCTTCACCTATGCCATCGGCACCCTGGTGCTGTGGTCGCCACAGGAAGGTTATGTGGATGCCAAGGGCGACGTGTTGAAGAACGGCGCCTACAAGCACCTCTCCATCGCCAACCCGAAGACCGCGCCCTACGGCCTTGCGGCCACCCAGGTGCTGGACAAGCTGGGCCTGACCGAGACCGTGAAACCCAAGCTGGTGGAAGGCCAGAACATCACCCAGGCACTGCAGTTCGTGTCCAGCGGCAACGCCGAGCTGGGCTTCGTCGCCCTGTCCCAGGTGTACAAGGATGGCAAGGTCACCAACGGATCGGCCTGGATAGTGCCGGCCGAGATGCATGAGCCGATCCGCCAGGACGCGGTGATCCTGAAGAAGGGTGAAGCCAGCCCGGCCGCCCAGGCGTTGGTGGATTACCTGAAGGGGCCGAAGGCGGCCGAGGTGATCAAGTCCTACGGCTACGAGCTGTAA
- the ahpF gene encoding alkyl hydroperoxide reductase subunit F, translating to MLDANLKTQLKAYLEKVSQPFEIVASLDDSDKSRELLGLLQDIVGLTDKITLKTDGSDARRPSFSLNRPGADISLRFAGIPMGHEFTSLVLALLQVGGHPSKLDQDVIEQVKAIEGEFNFETYFSLSCQNCPDVVQALNLMAVLNPNIRHVAIDGALFQDEVDARQIMSVPSLYLNGELFSQGRMGVEEILAKIDTGAAARDADKLNAKAAFDVLVIGGGPAGAAAAIYAARKGIRTGVAAERLGGQVLDTMAIENFISVQETEGPKLARALEEHIKQYDVDIMNLQRASALIPAKAEGELHEVRFESGAALKAKTLILSTGARWREMNVPGEQEYRGRGVAYCPHCDGPLFKGKRVAVIGGGNSGVEAAIDLAGIVAHVTLIEFDDKLRADAVLQKKLASLPNVNVIKSALTTEVKGDGQKVNGLVYKDRTTDQLQTLELEGIFVQIGLLPNSEWLKGVVELSPRGEIIVDAKGQTNIPGVFAAGDVTTVPYKQIVIAVGEGAKASLSAFDHLIRTT from the coding sequence ATGTTGGACGCCAATCTCAAAACCCAGTTGAAAGCCTACCTGGAAAAGGTCTCCCAGCCGTTCGAGATCGTCGCGTCCCTCGATGACAGCGACAAATCCCGCGAACTGCTCGGGCTGCTGCAAGACATCGTCGGCCTGACCGACAAGATCACCCTGAAGACCGATGGCAGCGACGCCCGTCGCCCGTCGTTCTCCCTGAACCGTCCCGGCGCGGATATTTCCCTGCGCTTCGCCGGCATCCCCATGGGCCACGAGTTCACCTCCCTGGTGCTGGCCCTGCTGCAAGTCGGCGGCCACCCGTCCAAGCTCGACCAGGACGTGATCGAGCAGGTCAAGGCGATCGAGGGCGAGTTCAACTTCGAAACCTACTTCTCGCTGTCCTGCCAGAACTGCCCCGACGTGGTGCAGGCACTGAACCTGATGGCCGTGCTCAACCCGAACATCCGTCACGTCGCCATCGATGGCGCGCTGTTCCAGGACGAGGTCGATGCGCGCCAGATCATGTCGGTGCCCAGCCTCTACCTCAACGGCGAGCTGTTCAGCCAGGGCCGCATGGGCGTGGAGGAAATCCTCGCCAAGATCGACACCGGCGCCGCCGCTCGCGATGCCGACAAGCTCAATGCCAAGGCAGCCTTCGATGTGCTGGTGATCGGTGGTGGTCCCGCTGGCGCCGCCGCGGCCATCTATGCCGCCCGCAAGGGCATCCGCACCGGTGTGGCGGCCGAGCGCCTGGGTGGCCAGGTGCTGGACACCATGGCCATCGAGAACTTCATCTCCGTCCAGGAGACCGAAGGCCCGAAACTGGCCCGCGCCCTGGAAGAGCACATCAAGCAGTACGACGTCGACATCATGAACCTGCAACGTGCCAGCGCACTGATCCCGGCCAAGGCCGAGGGTGAGCTGCACGAGGTGCGATTCGAGAGCGGCGCGGCCCTCAAGGCCAAGACCCTGATCCTCTCCACCGGTGCCCGCTGGCGCGAAATGAACGTCCCCGGCGAGCAGGAATACCGTGGTCGTGGCGTGGCCTACTGCCCCCACTGCGACGGCCCGCTGTTCAAGGGCAAGCGTGTGGCGGTGATCGGCGGCGGCAACTCCGGCGTGGAAGCGGCCATCGACCTGGCCGGCATCGTCGCCCATGTCACCCTGATCGAGTTCGACGACAAGCTGCGTGCCGACGCCGTGCTGCAGAAGAAGCTGGCCAGCCTGCCCAACGTCAACGTGATCAAGAGCGCGCTGACTACGGAAGTGAAGGGCGACGGCCAGAAGGTCAACGGCCTGGTCTACAAGGACCGCACCACCGACCAGCTGCAGACCCTGGAGCTGGAAGGCATCTTCGTGCAGATCGGTCTGCTGCCCAACAGCGAGTGGCTCAAGGGTGTGGTGGAGCTGTCCCCGCGCGGCGAGATCATCGTCGACGCCAAGGGCCAGACCAACATTCCGGGCGTGTTCGCCGCCGGCGACGTGACTACCGTTCCGTACAAGCAGATCGTGATCGCCGTGGGCGAGGGCGCCAAGGCTTCCCTGAGTGCCTTCGATCATCTGATCCGTACGACCTGA
- a CDS encoding NAD(P)H-quinone oxidoreductase produces MKALQGVEGRVEWGERASPACDVGQVRIRVAAAGLNRADLLQRAGLYPPPPGASDILGLEASGVIVEVGAGSGAWRVGDRVCCLLAGGGMAEEVVVDARHVLPVPEGLSLAEAAALPEVYATAWLNLFQLAALKPGEKVLLHAGASGVGSAAIQLCKAFGSPCWVSVGSAERLAYCESLGAQGGALRGEGLESLRDFGPFDVILDPVGGNYASLNLALAATDGRWVNIGLMGGRKAELDLALVLGKRVQLIGSTLRSRDEQFKADLISELRQHVWPLFAEGRLQPRLERAFPAKDAEVAFEALASNQVEGKLVLVLDESLA; encoded by the coding sequence GTGAAGGCATTGCAAGGCGTCGAAGGGCGCGTGGAGTGGGGGGAGCGGGCCAGTCCGGCCTGTGACGTCGGGCAGGTGCGGATTCGCGTGGCGGCCGCTGGTCTGAATCGTGCGGACCTGTTGCAGCGCGCGGGCCTTTACCCGCCGCCGCCAGGGGCCAGCGACATCCTCGGCCTGGAGGCGTCCGGGGTGATAGTCGAGGTGGGCGCCGGCAGCGGTGCCTGGCGTGTCGGCGACCGCGTCTGCTGCCTGTTGGCGGGTGGCGGGATGGCCGAGGAAGTGGTGGTGGACGCTCGTCACGTGCTGCCGGTGCCCGAAGGCCTGTCCCTGGCCGAGGCTGCCGCGTTGCCTGAGGTATATGCCACCGCTTGGCTCAATCTGTTCCAGCTGGCCGCGCTCAAGCCCGGCGAGAAGGTGCTGCTGCATGCCGGCGCCAGCGGTGTCGGTTCGGCCGCGATCCAGCTGTGCAAGGCCTTTGGCAGCCCCTGCTGGGTCAGCGTCGGCTCCGCCGAGCGCCTGGCCTACTGCGAATCCCTCGGCGCACAGGGTGGCGCGCTGCGCGGCGAAGGCCTGGAAAGCCTGCGGGACTTCGGGCCCTTCGATGTGATCCTCGACCCGGTGGGAGGCAACTACGCCAGCCTCAACCTGGCCCTGGCCGCCACCGATGGCCGTTGGGTGAACATCGGCCTGATGGGCGGGCGCAAGGCCGAGCTGGACCTGGCCCTGGTGCTGGGCAAGCGCGTGCAACTGATCGGCTCCACCCTGCGCAGCCGCGACGAGCAGTTCAAGGCCGACCTCATCAGCGAACTGCGCCAGCATGTCTGGCCACTGTTCGCCGAAGGACGACTGCAACCGCGTCTGGAACGGGCCTTCCCGGCCAAGGACGCCGAGGTGGCCTTCGAGGCGCTGGCGAGCAACCAGGTGGAAGGAAAACTCGTGCTGGTGCTCGACGAAAGCCTCGCCTGA